A genomic stretch from Telmatocola sphagniphila includes:
- the frr gene encoding ribosome recycling factor produces the protein MNAAQIQKDTKDRMDKALDVLKNELKGLRTGRASPALLDSIRVDYFGSPTPLKQLGNITAPEPTQLLIKPFDLNSLKDIEKAIRSSDLGLAPNNDGKVIRLQIPTMSGEQRTKMAKKIKEVAEHAKVSCRNIRRDANKHFDDGEKAKTMSEDDVKKGKDDIQNLLKLYEGKIDEIASTKTKEVMEQ, from the coding sequence ATGAACGCTGCTCAAATTCAGAAAGATACCAAAGATCGGATGGATAAAGCACTGGATGTGCTGAAAAACGAATTGAAAGGTCTACGGACTGGTCGAGCCAGTCCGGCGCTGCTCGATTCGATCCGGGTGGATTATTTCGGTTCTCCCACGCCGCTCAAGCAACTGGGTAACATCACGGCGCCCGAGCCGACTCAATTGCTGATCAAGCCGTTCGATTTGAACAGTTTGAAGGACATTGAAAAAGCCATTCGCTCCAGCGACCTGGGCTTGGCTCCCAACAACGATGGCAAGGTCATTCGACTTCAAATTCCGACGATGTCGGGCGAACAGCGAACGAAAATGGCCAAGAAAATCAAAGAAGTGGCCGAGCACGCCAAGGTTTCCTGCCGGAATATTCGCCGGGACGCCAACAAGCACTTCGACGATGGGGAAAAGGCCAAAACGATGTCGGAAGACGACGTCAAGAAGGGCAAGGACGACATCCAGAATCTGCTCAAGTTATACGAAGGCAAAATCGACGAAATTGCCTCGACGAAGACCAAGGAAGTCATGGAACAGTAA
- a CDS encoding RNA polymerase sigma factor, with protein sequence MARVENTDIDLSDEDLLTRLRNGERDLFGQLVRRYQRELYAYLVRYTGDAQLAEDVFQNTFLQVHLKVQQYEPGRPVRPWLYRIATNQAIDLLRSVNRHQAVSLEQTQSPTGDSVVSLLELIPETEDGPFEAIQLEEMRNLVRLAIRQLPEMLRGVVLLAYFQELKYSEIADILEIPVGTVKSRLHNALNRLHQIWVESQTPEEGSKEMPVERPAKPLVANPR encoded by the coding sequence TTGGCTCGTGTCGAAAATACTGATATCGACCTTAGCGATGAGGACCTGCTAACGCGTCTTCGTAATGGCGAGCGCGATCTATTCGGTCAACTCGTCCGGCGTTATCAGAGAGAGTTATACGCTTATCTGGTTCGTTACACGGGGGATGCCCAATTGGCGGAGGATGTTTTCCAAAACACCTTCCTCCAGGTTCACCTCAAAGTTCAGCAGTACGAACCGGGTCGTCCTGTGCGTCCCTGGCTTTATCGAATTGCTACGAATCAGGCGATCGACTTGCTTCGAAGTGTTAATCGCCATCAGGCAGTGAGCCTGGAACAGACGCAGTCTCCCACGGGCGACAGCGTAGTGAGTCTCCTGGAGTTGATTCCGGAAACGGAAGATGGGCCGTTTGAGGCCATACAACTGGAGGAAATGCGAAATCTGGTTCGCCTGGCAATTCGCCAGCTGCCAGAAATGCTTCGCGGTGTTGTGCTTCTGGCTTATTTTCAGGAATTGAAATATTCGGAAATTGCCGATATACTCGAAATTCCTGTTGGTACTGTTAAATCACGGCTGCATAACGCTTTAAACCGTTTGCATCAGATATGGGTTGAGAGCCAAACTCCCGAAGAAGGCTCAAAGGAGATGCCGGTCGAACGACCGGCAAAACCTCTAGTAGCTAATCCCCGATAA
- a CDS encoding sugar phosphate isomerase/epimerase family protein, translating into MKSSVTICLMPELKGAPFIFWNGLEDGMQKAEELGYDAVELFPASAEAFDDKLVGSLLKKHKLELSTVGSGGGWALRKLSLTSPDAENRRKAEEFIKGIIQKAAGLGASTILGSMQGKWGDGVSRETALEWLGESLVRLGDYAQTQGKPLFYEPLNRYETNLLNKLVQTVAFLETCGAKNVRILADLFHMNIEETTIHGAIRDAGKWIGHVHFADSNRRPAGLGHMDYMPIVSALNEIGYTGYLSAEVFPYPDSLEAAQRTINSFRKYVLKKGD; encoded by the coding sequence ATGAAAAGCAGTGTAACCATCTGTCTGATGCCGGAATTAAAAGGGGCTCCGTTCATTTTCTGGAACGGCCTGGAAGATGGGATGCAAAAAGCCGAAGAGCTCGGCTACGATGCGGTTGAACTCTTCCCGGCCTCGGCGGAGGCCTTCGACGATAAACTGGTCGGCTCGCTGCTCAAAAAACACAAGCTGGAACTCTCGACGGTCGGTTCGGGAGGCGGCTGGGCACTCCGCAAACTATCCTTGACCAGTCCCGATGCGGAAAACCGTCGCAAAGCCGAAGAATTTATCAAGGGGATTATTCAAAAGGCGGCCGGTCTGGGGGCTTCGACTATACTCGGCTCCATGCAGGGCAAATGGGGCGACGGCGTTAGCCGGGAAACCGCTCTGGAGTGGCTTGGAGAGAGTTTGGTCCGGCTGGGCGATTACGCTCAGACTCAGGGAAAACCACTTTTTTACGAACCCCTGAATCGCTACGAAACCAATCTGCTTAACAAACTGGTGCAAACGGTTGCTTTCCTGGAAACCTGCGGAGCGAAGAACGTCCGAATTCTAGCCGATTTGTTCCACATGAACATCGAAGAAACCACGATCCATGGAGCTATTCGGGATGCCGGGAAGTGGATTGGTCACGTCCATTTTGCGGATAGCAATCGTCGACCGGCCGGACTGGGGCACATGGACTATATGCCGATCGTTTCCGCACTGAATGAAATCGGTTATACCGGATACCTCTCGGCGGAAGTGTTTCCCTATCCCGATTCCCTGGAAGCGGCCCAGAGAACGATCAATAGTTTCCGAAAATATGTTCTGAAGAAGGGCGATTGA